The following are encoded together in the Pleurocapsa sp. FMAR1 genome:
- a CDS encoding DUF4352 domain-containing protein has protein sequence MNYKSKKEIAQSKTTIFWIVLILLSLWLGWKAQNQEPAYSFEQYPTENNIIKTKEQEIKVSRVYITKSFVAGLTNEVRTAKGKYLVLEVDVTNTSKKTDSIEDHSLKLKDNQGRTYQQDFSVESDLIWNNKNKFDEGLILPGMTNRDLLAYDVLEDAQGVTLNYRDSLGMEEYTIPITQ, from the coding sequence ATGAACTACAAATCGAAAAAAGAGATTGCTCAAAGTAAAACTACTATTTTTTGGATTGTTTTAATCTTATTATCTCTATGGTTGGGTTGGAAGGCTCAGAATCAAGAACCTGCTTATTCTTTTGAACAATATCCAACTGAGAACAATATCATCAAAACCAAAGAACAAGAAATTAAAGTAAGCCGAGTTTACATAACCAAATCATTTGTAGCAGGTTTGACAAACGAAGTTCGCACTGCGAAAGGAAAATATTTAGTTTTAGAGGTAGATGTTACTAACACTAGTAAAAAAACAGATTCAATAGAAGACCATAGTTTAAAGCTTAAAGATAACCAAGGAAGAACTTATCAACAAGATTTTTCAGTTGAAAGTGATTTGATTTGGAATAATAAAAATAAGTTTGACGAAGGTTTAATTTTGCCTGGAATGACCAATAGAGATCTATTAGCTTATGATGTTCTCGAAGATGCTCAAGGAGTGACATTAAATTACAGAGACTCGTTAGGAATGGAAGAATATACTATTCCAATTACTCAATGA
- a CDS encoding Uma2 family endonuclease, whose translation MTITTYKWSIEEWHDLVDSGVLAGKKVEFLEGEITAMSHEGVPHRNTNHRAVKYLRKLLDGLAEVYESHPITLDNSPYSRASEPEPDIAIVQLPESIYDAHHPYPENIYWLIEVSKETLRKRNNAVLGVSPQGYAPRASLDATQRFALCSDCFKKDLEQKTIIYACNSIPEYWVIDQRSQQRTDPASPSGARERCPRQAPSV comes from the coding sequence ATGACTATAACTACTTATAAATGGTCAATTGAAGAATGGCACGATCTAGTTGATTCAGGAGTTTTGGCTGGTAAAAAAGTCGAATTTTTAGAGGGAGAAATAACTGCCATGAGTCACGAAGGAGTCCCTCACCGCAATACCAATCATAGGGCTGTTAAATACTTGAGAAAGCTTTTAGATGGATTAGCGGAAGTCTATGAATCCCACCCGATTACTTTAGACAACTCCCCCTATTCGAGAGCAAGCGAACCAGAACCAGATATCGCCATTGTTCAGTTACCAGAGAGTATTTATGATGCCCATCATCCCTATCCAGAGAATATCTATTGGCTAATAGAAGTTTCTAAGGAAACCTTGAGGAAGCGAAACAACGCGGTCTTGGGGGTTTCCCCGCAGGGCTATGCGCCCAGAGCGTCGCTAGACGCGACTCAACGCTTCGCGTTGTGCAGCGATTGTTTCAAGAAGGACTTGGAACAGAAAACAATTATTTATGCTTGCAATAGCATTCCTGAATATTGGGTAATTGACCAACGGTCACAGCAGCGGACAGACCCCGCGTCGCCGTCAGGCGCAAGGGAACGCTGTCCAAGACAGGCTCCGTCCGTTTAG
- the mreD gene encoding rod shape-determining protein MreD, with the protein MGNKKQTSFDSLKILNVLFIFASVVICSFLMLLHIPGMELLGTNPNWLLIWVVAWSIKRNIWQGAIAGLIMGCIYDGIVTSTPSYIFSFVLIGVLTSSLQKQKYIGEDFISVAFIVFFMTIIAETVYGLQYARYHFFSISEIIDKYQQIAIISAIINSLWSPAFYYPFDLWNNKMTKGASQF; encoded by the coding sequence ATGGGAAATAAAAAACAGACATCTTTTGACAGCTTGAAAATTTTAAATGTCCTGTTTATTTTTGCTTCTGTAGTTATATGTTCTTTTTTAATGCTGTTGCATATTCCTGGAATGGAACTGTTAGGTACAAATCCTAATTGGCTGTTAATTTGGGTAGTTGCTTGGAGTATAAAGCGTAATATTTGGCAAGGTGCGATCGCAGGCTTGATTATGGGCTGTATCTATGACGGTATAGTTACTAGCACCCCTTCTTATATATTTAGTTTTGTTTTGATTGGGGTGCTAACTTCCAGTCTGCAAAAACAAAAATATATTGGAGAAGACTTTATCTCTGTAGCTTTTATTGTCTTTTTCATGACAATTATTGCTGAAACAGTCTATGGATTGCAATATGCAAGATATCACTTTTTTAGTATCTCAGAAATTATCGACAAGTATCAGCAGATAGCTATCATCTCGGCAATTATAAATAGTCTCTGGAGTCCAGCTTTTTATTATCCTTTTGATCTTTGGAATAATAAAATGACAAAAGGAGCAAGTCAGTTTTGA
- the mreC gene encoding rod shape-determining protein MreC gives MDRWWDKFGFRTTIVIVALIIALLIRQTQAAIVSEIYYFMVSPFQSQKQLTLEDRLTNARILELEQRETELEQQNKQLKQLLNYSSTQTTKTISAPVISRSRDRWWEQVTLGKGSQDNIKPGFVVSGIGGLVGRVTSVTPHTSKVLLISDDTSRVGAVISRSRQLGYVQGEKASSVVMHFFEEVIDIKPGDQIVTSNLSKLYPPGLPIGKVKPQKQKEDAVSEIEIELTAPIDVLEWVIVQPFEPKIK, from the coding sequence ATGGATCGCTGGTGGGATAAATTTGGTTTTCGCACAACAATAGTTATAGTGGCTTTAATAATTGCCCTCTTAATTAGACAAACTCAGGCTGCAATTGTATCAGAGATATATTATTTTATGGTCAGTCCTTTTCAGTCCCAAAAGCAGCTAACTCTAGAGGACAGACTAACCAACGCTCGTATTTTAGAGTTGGAACAGCGGGAAACAGAATTAGAACAGCAAAATAAGCAGCTAAAACAGTTGCTAAATTACAGTTCGACTCAAACAACCAAAACTATATCCGCACCAGTAATTAGCCGTAGTCGCGATCGCTGGTGGGAGCAAGTTACCCTAGGTAAAGGTAGCCAAGATAATATTAAACCAGGTTTTGTCGTATCGGGAATTGGCGGTTTGGTAGGCAGAGTTACCAGCGTTACCCCCCACACTAGTAAAGTACTGCTAATTAGCGATGATACTAGTCGAGTTGGCGCAGTTATCAGCCGTAGTCGTCAATTGGGCTATGTTCAAGGGGAAAAAGCATCTAGTGTGGTAATGCACTTTTTTGAAGAGGTTATAGACATTAAACCTGGAGATCAAATAGTCACCTCAAATCTGAGTAAGCTATATCCGCCTGGTTTACCTATTGGCAAAGTAAAACCGCAAAAACAAAAAGAAGATGCCGTTTCCGAAATAGAAATAGAATTAACTGCACCTATTGATGTTTTAGAATGGGTTATTGTTCAACCTTTTGAACCAAAGATTAAGTAA
- a CDS encoding rod shape-determining protein, with product MGFLNRFKLSRDMGIDLGTANTLIYVSGKGIVLEEPSVVAIDRKTEIPQAFGKEAKLLLGRSPEHIQALRPLKDGVIADFEATEAMIHEFVKRAFEGNPLVHPRMVIGIPSGVTKLERRAVIEAASNAGAREVDLIEEPLAAAIGAGLPISEPTGNMIVDIGGGTTEVAVISSQGKVISESIRIAGDELSEVIANHIKREHKLAIGENTAEAIKFKLGSAYPVDEANNRTVEVRGLHLLSGLPRTIEVSESEIRQCLQEPVKSIIETIKLTLEQTPPDLAADIIDRGIMLAGGGALLRGLDVLISHETGIVTHIAAEPLKCVVLGTGRVLEDKTLDRVFSDRSILI from the coding sequence GTGGGTTTTCTTAATCGTTTTAAGCTTTCGCGGGACATGGGTATCGATCTAGGTACTGCTAATACATTAATTTACGTATCCGGTAAGGGAATCGTCTTAGAAGAACCTTCTGTGGTGGCAATAGATCGCAAAACGGAAATCCCACAGGCATTTGGTAAAGAAGCAAAATTATTGTTGGGTCGCTCTCCTGAACATATACAGGCTTTGCGTCCGCTCAAAGATGGTGTAATTGCTGATTTTGAGGCGACAGAAGCCATGATTCATGAGTTTGTCAAACGAGCTTTTGAAGGTAACCCCTTAGTTCATCCCCGCATGGTTATTGGTATTCCCAGCGGAGTTACCAAATTAGAGCGTCGTGCCGTAATTGAAGCAGCTTCTAATGCAGGGGCAAGAGAAGTAGATTTGATTGAAGAACCTCTGGCAGCAGCTATTGGCGCAGGATTACCTATTAGTGAACCTACAGGTAACATGATTGTCGATATTGGTGGTGGCACAACGGAGGTAGCGGTAATTAGTTCTCAGGGCAAAGTAATTAGCGAATCGATCCGCATCGCTGGAGATGAATTAAGCGAAGTAATTGCTAATCATATAAAAAGAGAGCATAAGCTAGCTATTGGCGAAAATACAGCCGAAGCGATCAAATTCAAGCTAGGTTCAGCTTATCCTGTGGATGAAGCCAACAATCGCACCGTAGAAGTAAGAGGTTTGCACTTATTGTCAGGCTTACCTCGCACCATTGAAGTTAGTGAATCAGAAATTCGCCAATGTTTACAAGAACCAGTCAAAAGTATTATTGAAACGATTAAACTTACCCTTGAGCAAACTCCCCCAGATTTGGCTGCGGATATTATTGACCGTGGCATTATGTTGGCTGGCGGAGGAGCATTGTTAAGGGGGCTAGACGTTTTAATTAGTCATGAGACAGGAATTGTCACTCATATTGCTGCTGAACCTTTAAAATGTGTCGTTTTAGGGACAGGTAGAGTATTGGAAGATAAAACCTTAGATCGAGTATTTAGCGATCGCTCCATACTTATTTAA
- a CDS encoding multicopper oxidase domain-containing protein, whose protein sequence is MSDIFPLDRQLRSRRQIIRWGLLAAGISATALKLNSSEVKAAEPVKIPPLPQINNSLAQSFEPMAVLRDFNYGIVKEEAGRTIREFELAAHSTTLQLNSAITFVSWNLNNRVPAPTLRATEGDRVRVIFHNEDGHSHSLHFHGTHPVEMDGVTSVRRGKTMIYEFDAELYGVYPYHCHVAPVTRHVSKGLYGLFIVDPPEGRPPADEMVMVMGAYDLDTDGKNELYAFNGIPNYYRDYPIPIYQNQLIRLYVLNMIEFDPAVTFHIHANMFQVYRTGRSLEPNEESDVITMGTAERHILEFAYKYPGKYMFHPHQDYIAEYGCMGYFDVISENT, encoded by the coding sequence ATGTCCGATATATTCCCATTAGACCGTCAACTGAGAAGTCGCCGACAAATTATTCGCTGGGGTTTATTGGCAGCAGGCATTTCTGCTACGGCATTAAAGCTTAATAGCAGTGAGGTTAAGGCTGCTGAACCAGTTAAAATTCCTCCCCTTCCCCAAATCAATAATTCATTAGCTCAAAGTTTTGAGCCGATGGCAGTTTTGCGAGATTTTAACTATGGCATAGTCAAAGAAGAAGCTGGGCGCACCATCCGAGAATTTGAACTTGCTGCCCACAGCACGACTTTACAGCTTAATAGTGCCATTACTTTTGTTAGCTGGAATTTAAACAATCGCGTTCCCGCCCCTACCTTGAGAGCCACGGAGGGCGATCGCGTTCGCGTTATTTTTCATAACGAAGATGGGCATTCTCACAGCCTGCATTTTCATGGCACTCACCCAGTTGAAATGGATGGAGTCACATCTGTACGTAGAGGCAAAACAATGATCTATGAATTTGATGCCGAACTCTATGGCGTTTATCCCTACCATTGTCATGTTGCTCCCGTTACTCGTCATGTAAGCAAAGGACTGTATGGTCTATTTATTGTCGATCCCCCAGAAGGTCGTCCCCCTGCCGATGAAATGGTGATGGTAATGGGTGCTTACGATCTCGATACTGATGGCAAAAACGAACTATATGCTTTTAATGGTATTCCCAACTATTATCGCGATTACCCAATTCCCATTTATCAAAATCAGTTGATTCGTCTCTATGTACTCAACATGATTGAGTTCGATCCAGCAGTCACGTTTCATATTCATGCCAATATGTTTCAGGTTTATCGGACAGGAAGAAGTCTAGAACCCAATGAAGAAAGTGACGTAATTACGATGGGAACAGCCGAACGACATATTTTAGAATTTGCTTATAAGTATCCTGGCAAATATATGTTTCATCCCCATCAAGACTATATTGCTGAATATGGCTGTATGGGTTATTTTGACGTAATCTCTGAGAATACATAA
- a CDS encoding Fe2+-dependent dioxygenase produces the protein MIFSIEQILSPDELAEIKQVLEQAEFVDGKLTAGWHAKLVKNNQQLKTGTFQKELQRKIGVALADNVLFQSTVRPKAVHSLLFSRYSEGMSYDTHVDNALMKGSSSLSRSDVSFTLFLNSPQDYEGGELVIEGVQEEQSYKLEAGSAIVYPSTTLHRVNSVTQGIRLVAVGWVQSTIRDAGDREILFDLDTARRAIFVKSGKTPEFDLVSKSIANLLRKWADV, from the coding sequence ATGATTTTCTCAATTGAGCAAATTCTTTCTCCTGATGAGTTAGCCGAAATTAAACAAGTTTTAGAACAAGCAGAATTTGTTGATGGTAAGCTTACGGCAGGTTGGCACGCTAAATTGGTTAAAAACAATCAGCAACTAAAAACAGGAACGTTTCAAAAAGAACTTCAAAGAAAGATTGGTGTTGCTTTAGCCGATAATGTTCTATTCCAATCAACCGTTCGTCCCAAAGCAGTTCATTCACTGCTCTTCAGTCGCTATAGCGAGGGAATGTCTTACGACACCCATGTAGATAATGCGCTGATGAAAGGTAGCTCTAGCCTATCTCGCTCTGATGTTTCCTTTACCTTATTTTTGAATTCGCCCCAAGATTATGAGGGAGGAGAGCTAGTCATTGAAGGAGTGCAAGAGGAACAAAGCTATAAGCTGGAAGCTGGTTCGGCTATAGTTTATCCTTCTACTACCCTGCACCGTGTTAATTCTGTGACTCAAGGAATAAGGTTAGTTGCTGTTGGTTGGGTACAGAGTACAATTCGCGATGCGGGCGATCGCGAAATTCTCTTTGATTTAGATACGGCTCGTCGCGCTATCTTTGTTAAATCTGGCAAAACCCCAGAGTTTGACTTGGTTTCTAAGAGTATTGCTAATCTTCTCCGCAAATGGGCAGATGTATGA
- the leuB gene encoding 3-isopropylmalate dehydrogenase gives MTKNYHITLLPGDGIGPEIMAVAVEVLKAIASKHNLTFTFTEALIGGAAIEETGEPLPEKTLTACRQSDAVLLAAIGGYKWDSLPRNQRPETGLLAMRAGLGLFANLRPATILPQLIDASSLKREIVEGVDIMVVRELTGGIYFGKPKGVFETETGEQRGVNTMAYSVSEIDRIAKVGFETAQKRSGKLCSVDKANVLDVSQLWRDRVTAMAKDYSDVELSHLYVDNAAMQLVRAPKQFDTIVTGNLFGDILSDAAAMLTGSIGMLPSASLGSAGTPGVFEPVHGSAPDIAGQDKANPLAQVLSAAMMLRYGLNAPDAATEIENVVNRVLDRDYRTGDIMSPGMKAVGCKEMGEVLINLIIDK, from the coding sequence ATGACTAAAAACTACCACATTACTTTACTTCCTGGGGATGGTATTGGCCCTGAAATTATGGCTGTGGCGGTAGAAGTATTAAAGGCGATCGCATCTAAACATAATTTAACGTTTACCTTTACTGAGGCTTTGATTGGCGGTGCTGCGATCGAGGAAACAGGAGAACCTTTACCCGAAAAAACATTAACAGCCTGTCGTCAAAGTGATGCAGTCTTGTTAGCGGCAATTGGTGGTTACAAATGGGATAGCTTACCCCGCAATCAACGTCCTGAAACTGGCTTGTTGGCAATGCGTGCTGGACTAGGATTGTTTGCTAATCTTCGACCAGCAACTATTTTACCTCAGCTAATTGACGCTTCTTCTCTGAAGCGAGAAATAGTAGAAGGAGTAGATATTATGGTGGTGAGGGAGTTGACTGGCGGTATATATTTTGGAAAGCCTAAAGGAGTGTTTGAAACCGAAACGGGAGAACAAAGGGGTGTAAATACGATGGCGTATAGCGTCAGCGAAATTGATCGCATTGCCAAAGTCGGTTTTGAAACTGCTCAAAAACGCAGCGGTAAATTATGTTCAGTCGATAAAGCTAATGTACTAGACGTTTCTCAACTATGGCGCGATCGCGTTACGGCAATGGCAAAGGATTATAGTGATGTAGAGTTAAGCCATTTATACGTAGATAATGCAGCAATGCAGCTAGTACGCGCCCCCAAACAGTTTGATACCATCGTTACGGGTAATTTATTTGGTGATATTCTTTCTGATGCTGCGGCGATGCTAACGGGCAGTATCGGGATGTTACCCTCTGCTAGCTTAGGCAGTGCGGGTACACCTGGAGTATTTGAGCCTGTCCACGGTTCAGCACCCGATATTGCTGGACAAGATAAAGCAAATCCTCTGGCACAGGTACTCAGTGCAGCGATGATGTTGCGTTACGGTTTAAATGCCCCCGATGCTGCAACCGAAATTGAGAACGTAGTTAACCGAGTTTTGGATCGCGACTACCGTACAGGAGATATTATGTCACCAGGGATGAAGGCTGTAGGCTGTAAAGAGATGGGAGAAGTATTAATTAACTTGATAATTGATAAATGA
- a CDS encoding DUF29 family protein: MEELIKLRRSIENKNYLKALQIVDELEEMSVEDKLNKIYSYMIVVLLHLIKQSAENKLTRSWELSIANSVKQINRTNQRRKAGGYYAQQQDLEEIINDAFDIALKGAAIEAFDGDYSQEELLKLIDPKKIKSQALSLVDY; the protein is encoded by the coding sequence ATGGAAGAATTAATCAAGCTACGAAGAAGTATCGAAAATAAAAACTATTTAAAAGCCCTGCAAATTGTCGATGAGCTAGAGGAAATGTCGGTAGAAGACAAGCTTAATAAGATATATAGCTACATGATTGTTGTACTTCTACACCTTATCAAGCAATCTGCTGAGAATAAGCTAACAAGATCGTGGGAGCTTTCGATTGCTAATTCAGTTAAGCAAATTAATAGAACAAATCAAAGACGTAAAGCTGGTGGATATTATGCCCAACAACAAGATTTAGAAGAAATAATCAACGATGCTTTTGACATTGCTTTAAAGGGGGCAGCTATAGAAGCGTTTGATGGTGACTACAGCCAAGAAGAACTTTTGAAGTTAATCGATCCCAAAAAAATTAAAAGCCAAGCACTCTCTTTAGTTGATTATTAA